In Erigeron canadensis isolate Cc75 chromosome 8, C_canadensis_v1, whole genome shotgun sequence, the DNA window TTTTTGTTATAAACAAAGGAATTAGTGTATGCTCTTATAACTGTATGCTTATCATGTAATCAGCTCTGTCGTCGTGTTTTGACATTTAACATTTATATCtaactataataaattatcaTAGTTAGAAACTAAAACTTATGgtcatttcatttattaaagCAAAAAATACATCCTAAAAAAACACTGTCCGTCCTTAACTTTTGCAACTATCAACGTTCTTAATTTATGGTTTTAATCTTCATGAAATGGTATGGTTAACTTTTTCATACCGGTAGACGGTAGTTCATGTTATACTACTCctattttattcttattattttttctttccttgtaATGAACATTTTAACTAAGTTAGCATATTAGGAACTatgataaatatgaaaaatttcGAACATTAAGAATGATGCATGTAGACATGTAgttaatatattgttattataacCATGGGCAAAATTGACAAAATGAACTATAATCGAGTCATAAATAACCGACTAAGATGGTGACTAGAGAAGGAGGACCATGCAACATTTATAGCTTTGTAACAAATTTCGTCATCCAAATTTATTACTAGTCTCAACCCCCTCCCTTTTTTAATTAgtaaaattaaatgaaagaCAAACTATAAATAGTAAAACCGGTTTGATTTCCCGCTGATACTCATATAGATCGTGTCAATGTTTTCCACTTTTGATAATAGATAGAACTACCTTGCAATTGCTAGCAAttgatttgattgatttttaatttaaaaataaataaaaatgagcTTAGATATTTCCAAGTTTAGTAATTTTAGTATCACAAATATCATATCATACATTTAACATCATGATCTATATTCTATATTTGAAAGGTCGTGAGTCAATGTTCAATAAGGTCATTCTTGTTTGGCGGTATTCCAATCATAGCCATTATCTTCGTCATTTGTTTCTACATCTTGCTACTCGTAATCTCGTATGTTATCAAATGTCTCAAGTTTGaggtttataacttttttttttccacctaTTTTCATACTTTATATCTactggtgttttttttttttttttttttttttttaaaggccaacaaatgtaatattattagaaTGGCTAGCAGGTTACTAGCATTAGAGATACATAGCAATTTCAAGAGACATACATAGCATTAGAATGGTTGCCTTTCATATCTTAACGGTTGaacttttacaatttttttaaaaaaatgtaaatattgaaaaaaaatattgtatttttacACTTTATTACTCTTGAAAAATGTGAATTAATATTAAACATGACAGATGTGAATTCTGAATCACTGCCGTTATTGAGTAACTCCATTGGTTACACTCATATAACCTCTTTGACATATGAAATTGACCATTTGTCGTTCAAGTCAATATTGACCAATGTACACAAGTCACATTATCTAGAAATTAATAGTcttttacatacaactatacaagaCACAACTTCCACCTATATAAACGGTTATCAATCAAGGCACCAAAACAAAACACTTGAAAATAACACATAAAAAGCGTTAATACCTAGTACTTACTAGTTTTACTACTACCATGTCCTCCTCCACCACCGCCATCATCCTCGCAGCCGCCATACTCCTCCTCTCGTTCACCTTCTCGTCCGCCAGCAATCATCCacaaccttttaaaaaaatctacGCTTTTGGAGACTCGTACACAGATACCGGAAACACAGCTTCAGGAACCGGTCCCAATGCTTTTGTTCATGTATCCAACCTTCCATATGGTCGTACATTTTTCCACCGCCCAACAAATCGTTACTCAGACGGTCGTCTAGTAATTGACTTTGTAACCGAATCGTTATCATTACCTTACTTGCCACCTTACCTCGATGACAAAGCAAACACTTCCAATGGTATCAACTATGCTGTCGCAGGATCCACCGCGATTCGTCATCAGTTTTTCGTTAAAAATAACCTTACTTTTGATATAACACCTCAATCTTTACAAACTCAACTTGCTTGgtttaataaaacattacaagCACAACAATGTAAAAGTGCTATATCGACACCGAATGAATGTATGGAGGTTTTTCGAGACGCCTTGGTTTGGGTTGGCGAGATCGGAGCTAATGACTATGCATATACTCTTGGATCGACGGTCTCCGGTGACACCATTCAACGGGGTGCCATTCGTAGTGTCACAGGGTTCATTGAggtaacatatttttattttccttttttgtaTCTACAaccatataatataattaatatcatTGCCAATAGAAACTAAGATCATCACATGTTATTTGTTTACCTTTTCtctttgatatttaatgataCCGTTAAGGCatcaacatttattttctttcaaaataactGTAATATCAAAAGTGAAATCCATTAATATGAACTAATTTTTAGTTTACCTTATTGTTtcattaaagttttttttttttcctttcttgaTACGTggaacatatttttaaaaaaattaaacaaactaaaactttctaaatctaaatctataatataaaaagatttaatAGAATTTGTATCATGCTATTAATTAAGAACTCAAAACTAAATATAAACAATTTtctaaatatttcaaaaaaaatataaaaaaaatgaaatcctTATTCAGTTATTCCTCATGAAGAGGTAAAACAATGCGTTACATATAACATGTTCCAACTAAACATACACATCTTATATTCATGTCTTAGTTGCTGttatatagtatttttttttctgttatatagttttttttctcCATATATTGTTGTTTTTTCACCTAGGTATATTGTTTAACAggagttttattatatatagtttgaggtttagattttcaatattttgAATTAATGTGTTAAGCTTAGgtttatatattgttgtttttttcGATCCTAGGTATCCTGTAACAAAAAAATTGGATGGTCCAAATGATCTATAACGAGTGCAAATtgagaaaattttaaaaataaaaaaaaaaaatctaaaagcCAACATTGATTATGTAGTCGAATTGGATTGAAGCTCTGGATTAACCCACCCCGACCCCATTGTTTTCGAATCATAATATTCATATGTTAAGAAATTATTATGTGACCATGTAAGACTATTTAGTACAGTATTTAACTTAAGGAGTTAAGGTTGATATCAAAAACTTCATACATTGACAATATGTTACCATAACTTTTGTTTTGCTAGGCGCTGCTAGAAAAAGGTGCAAAATATGTGGTGGTCCAAGGTCTCCCCACCACTGGCTGCCTAACCCTGGCCATGTACCTCTCACCCGAGACTGACCGTGACGACATTGGCTGCGTAGCCACGGTCAACAACCAAAGCTACATACATAACACCATCCTTCAAACCAACATCGACATGCTACGTAAAAAGTATCCAAATGCCATCATTGTTTATGCTGATTACTGGAATGCTTATCATTACATTGTTAAAAATGCACCAAAGCTCGGGTTCCATGAGCTTTACAAAGTTTGTTGTGGGTCCAGCGGTGGACCCTACAACTTTGATGTGTTAGCTACTTGTGGGTCACAGAACTCGAGCTCGTGTCAAGACCCTTCTCAATATATCAACTGGGACGGGGTTCACCTTACTGAGGCTATGTATAAAGTGGTTTCCGAGCTGTTCCTTAGGGGTCCTTATGCTAATCCACCATTTGAGGACttgttgaaaagaaaagaaaactcgGGATAGAAGACATTGAGAGTGTCTTGGTAGCTTTTATTCACTTATACCACTTCCTTTTATTATTGAGGCTTTCATTTGATTAGTCATGATTGCAATTTTTGCTTATTACAGTTCTCAAATAAAATCCATAATCGATATGCTTAGAGCATCTATAGTTCAAAAACAGACCAGTACTTGTATGTCAAGACTTCTAATTTCCTCTGCCCATGAAGTTATAATCACACAGACAGAATACACTATAGAGTATGCTAACGGTTCCATGGACTAAAATAAAAGTTAGCAAAAATGAAACGGGTCGAAGTAAGCCAAAGTGTGTTTTTTAATGCACAGACACTACTAAATCGATTCTATTTCAAAAATTAGATTATTACCAACAGAATATGATACCTGTAACCATATTTGATAAACtaattattacataaaatacTAGTGTTTTAGGCCAACTAGACACAATGACCTGTTTTGACCCAATATCTATCAGATTTGTAACCTAATATGCCCCGACCCCATCCGTCACAAATCCACAAGTTTTTACAACTTGTCCACAATAGGACTAGAACCCACAACCTTTTGATTGATGGGTCACCTCACATATCGTTGGGTCAAGGCAAATTGGTTGCCCAACACATCTATTTAGCCACCTGGCTAGACTTGTAAATAAACAAATCCAAAGAAGCTGGAAGCCTACAATTCAAGTGATTCGTAACAAACTAGGACTTTCAATGCTTTAATTACCTACATAGCCTCATGTAACTTGTAGACAGACTTTATCTCCGTATATCTTTGTCATCAATCGAATTGCCAAACATGTTTCCGTTAATCAGATATTCAGTATTTTCTACAAATACATGTAACTAGAAGATACTATTGGAACAATTACATTGTCATCAACGATTTCTTGAAGAAAAGCTCGTCATTTAATACATGTTCATGGATCAATCACCCCAAATGCAAGAGATATTAAGTCATTTGATAATAGAAAACCATCAGGATCACTTAACCGGATAAATCCAATCTCATTTTCCAGTTTTTCATCATCTAGAACCAAAGAACTAAACTCCTCTTCTGTGATCTCTCTTCTTTGATGATCTAAAAACACCACATGCCCACTTTTCATATAAGGCTCGTAGACCTTACACAATTCAACAGCAACTGGGCTTCCGAAGTCTTCTATAAAATTCTTCAATTCCAACCCTTTTGAAGTTCTTAAAGAAAGCATCACAATATCCATAGCCATTTCACCTTCATCAATATCATCTTCTTGGCCTAGATCAACCAATCCACCCTCCAAATTCTGCACATAACTTGTGTAGTCTTTTAATTTCTTTGGTCTTGAGTATCTTGTTCCATTTATATAACTAGCAGAACCTAAGCCAAATGCATAGAATGGTTTGTTTATCCAGTATGTGTAATTGTGCTTGCACTCAAAACCACTTTTGCTATAGCTACTGACTTCATAATGGTTGTAATTAGCCTCCCCGAGCACTTTTGAAGCCATTCTGTAGAATTTTGCAGATTGAGTATCCGAAGGCAATGGAAACTCACCAGGTGTATACCTGTAATCACCATGTACTCATTGTAAAAGGTTGCAAGATGGACTGGTGGGTCAGGTTGGATAACGGGCCAGATGGGTCTGAGTTGAAATGGGTAGAATATGGCCATCATGGGTTGACCTGCAAACACTTTTTGGTCCGTTTTATTCAGATTCAAACTGTTCCTTTCATGAATTGTCTTATGGTTCAGACCATCTATGAAAACGATTATAAAGACTAATGACCGATACGTAAtccaaaaaaatgaaacatgagACAACATTTACAGTCTTAAAATGAAGGTCAACAATCTGATTTATGGTTTCATTCTAAAATGAAGCGCAACAATTACTTTAGGGAAAAAGTATAATGAAGACTAGAGAAAAATTAAACAAGCTGACAAAACTTACAGTGATCCGAATTTGGTATCTTTTTCGACTTGCAAGTCATAAACGGATACATGAGTAGGTTGAGCTTCAATAGTGAGCCTCAAACTCTCTTCCCACATTTCTTGAGTTTGATGTGGAAGAGAAGAAATGAGATCCAAACTCCAATTCCCAACCCCAGAAGAACCAACGATCTCAATCGCCTCATGAACCTCCTCGATACCATGAGCTCTCCCACAAGCTTTCAACAACTCTTCTTGAAATGCCTGAACACCTAAAGACACCCTATTCACACCCAACCCCATTAACTCATTAAGTTTCTTAGCATCAAATGTTCCAGGGTCCATTTCCATCGATATCTCAGCATCCGAACACACCCCAAACTTCGATTTCAAACGTTCAAGAACCTTAGCAACTAGCCTTGGAGGCACCAATGAAGGCGTCCCACCACCAAAAAACACGGTTTCGAGAGGCGGGTGTTGGTCAAAATGTGCTTGTGTTGCTTCTATTTCGCGGATAAGCAAGTTAACATAGTTCAAAATCCTTGGGTCATCGTTTGCGGTTTCTGTTGAAGCCGACCCTAAAGCAAGTATAGGAAAGTCACAATAATGGCAGCGTTTTCGGCAAAATGGGAGATGAACATAAACCGAAGCTGGAGGGAGCATGTAAGTAGGGGTTTCAAGATTTTCGACAGTTAAAGTGTTCATTGAGGCATTTCGTTGAACAGTTGGCGGCCATTGTGATGACACATTTGAAAAAGGTGCTGCCTTGATTGGAAAGAACTTATGGGGTTTGGTTTTGGAATGCAGGGTTGATAACATGGGAGCAATGGTTGATTTCAACATGGTTTTGCTTTCGTATATGATTCAAAACTAAtggtatatatattgttttgaccTGATACCTTGTTTCGAAATGAAATAGTGGATGTATGTAGTATAAGGAGGATAGACTTCAGAGTTCAGACCCACCTtcaacacaattttttttttttttttaacgatatatgtataagaataatcatagatatgcataataaatactccttccgtcccaatttaaatgtcatagtttgacatttatggtctttcatgttttattttgaCCGTTTAGATATCTATTTGTGTTAGGTAATAcatgatgtaatatatatgaatcgattaagttttaaatatattttataatgatataactttcgtcaagtattataaaacacaaacgaTAATATTAATGGTGAAAGTTACGAAAGATTGACTTGGTCAGTCAaacttggacatttaaattgggacagaGGAAGTATATTTAAAAGTATGTCTAATCCGTTTAATTTATGATCCATGGAttccattttttcttttcttaaattttatcattaatCTTGTCATATgtaaattatttgttattagGCATACCTTTAAGCCTACATTTTAAGTACATTAATCATTATCCTATGCATAAAGTATTTCGTTCATCAACTTATGCTTATTTTTGATTAATGCAAAGAATTTTGATCATTAATTTTGTCATGTGTCAATCATTCGTGTCAATCATTCATTATTAGACATATCTTTAAGCCTACATTTTAAgtatattaatcatttttctataCATAAAATATTTCGTTCATCTACTTatgtttatttttgattaatgcAAAGAATTTTACTATTTGCATAATTACAACTGAAacttactattattattttttgatgacAATATGTTCAACTCTTATTTTTAAACTACACAAATGATTAAGATGCAACCTTAGATTTTCAATAAACCTTTAAATAATTCAATTTTATAGATATGAGAAGTGAGACTCAAAACCTCAATGTAATATTTCAAATCAAAAATCTTATTAATACGTAATTAATCTCATCAGCTCTTATTATTAAACTACGAGAGATACTCACGCGTTACGGCAGTGATGAAGTT includes these proteins:
- the LOC122578341 gene encoding GDSL esterase/lipase At3g48460, which produces MSSSTTAIILAAAILLLSFTFSSASNHPQPFKKIYAFGDSYTDTGNTASGTGPNAFVHVSNLPYGRTFFHRPTNRYSDGRLVIDFVTESLSLPYLPPYLDDKANTSNGINYAVAGSTAIRHQFFVKNNLTFDITPQSLQTQLAWFNKTLQAQQCKSAISTPNECMEVFRDALVWVGEIGANDYAYTLGSTVSGDTIQRGAIRSVTGFIEALLEKGAKYVVVQGLPTTGCLTLAMYLSPETDRDDIGCVATVNNQSYIHNTILQTNIDMLRKKYPNAIIVYADYWNAYHYIVKNAPKLGFHELYKVCCGSSGGPYNFDVLATCGSQNSSSCQDPSQYINWDGVHLTEAMYKVVSELFLRGPYANPPFEDLLKRKENSG
- the LOC122578338 gene encoding heme chaperone HemW, producing the protein MLKSTIAPMLSTLHSKTKPHKFFPIKAAPFSNVSSQWPPTVQRNASMNTLTVENLETPTYMLPPASVYVHLPFCRKRCHYCDFPILALGSASTETANDDPRILNYVNLLIREIEATQAHFDQHPPLETVFFGGGTPSLVPPRLVAKVLERLKSKFGVCSDAEISMEMDPGTFDAKKLNELMGLGVNRVSLGVQAFQEELLKACGRAHGIEEVHEAIEIVGSSGVGNWSLDLISSLPHQTQEMWEESLRLTIEAQPTHVSVYDLQVEKDTKFGSLYTPGEFPLPSDTQSAKFYRMASKVLGEANYNHYEVSSYSKSGFECKHNYTYWINKPFYAFGLGSASYINGTRYSRPKKLKDYTSYVQNLEGGLVDLGQEDDIDEGEMAMDIVMLSLRTSKGLELKNFIEDFGSPVAVELCKVYEPYMKSGHVVFLDHQRREITEEEFSSLVLDDEKLENEIGFIRLSDPDGFLLSNDLISLAFGVIDP